CCACCACTACCATCACTAACCGCTACTACCACCACTATCGCCACTGATATTATCATCACCACCGGCATTGCTACCACCACAACTATCAATGTCATTGTCACCGTTACCACCAACATCATCGTCGAAACAATCACTACCACTTGGTGACACCACTAACACCGTTATCATCACCACCATTGTTACCATTGACATCATAATCACCACAGGCATTGTTATCACTACCATCATCATCACCACAACATTGCTATCACCATCACCACCAACAATATCACCTTCGTCATCGCTACCACAACCACCTAACCATCGTTACTACACCACAATTGACATAGACACCATTGACATTTTTACCTCCATCGCCATTGTTGTCACCACCACTAATGTCACCTTTGCcattaccaccaccaccaccaatgtTACCATCACTATTACCACTGTCATCTACCACTATCGTCACTATCACCACGATCAGTCGATCACCACGAGTATTTTTACTGTCACTATTCTACTAACATCACATACATTATCATTGTCGTCACCATCACACAAAAGTGCTCTTAAACAAATTGTAATACGATATGAAATTTTTAAGATgagtttattttgaaactaatcatgttttaaaaattgatgttaaaattttttgaaacaaaaactaaaaacttattgttatttttaaaaaatttaaaactcaaaaataaaaatcatctaAAATAGGATTTAAGTAATTATAACAAATGATTATTACAATTACTTGTGTGAAAGGTGTTTATGTAAGGGAAAATGGAAAGTGTAGATGATTACTTACCCACGAAAGTGAGAGGACCATCTACGGTTGTAATATTATCCAACTGTGATGAACGGACTTTGTAGATGAAATCAATGTTCTCTTGCGCATTCATGTCttcaaatatatcataataGAGATTGTAGTAGTGGACATCAATCACACATCGCCTAAGGCCTGTGGCAAGAGGGAAGAGTTCCTTGGTGTTTGGGATTTCTAGTTGACTTGAGAGATCCAACCTATTTGATAACACCACATAAGCTGTGGAAGAGTGCCTGCGCACTGCATTGTAAGCATCATTGTAGTACTTGGTCAAGCTCTCTAGAGTCACGTTAGGAAACAAAGGCTCGTTTAAGAGCTCAACTGCGTAAAGGCTCGGGTTTTTTGCATACCTTCAAGGTTTAGAAACATGGCACTAGTTATatatctcatatatatataatatgctaatgataagagaaagataaaattgaaaaaaatataccttttataAGTGATGTGATTTGACATATAGAgatagagagatagagagaaataAACAGTATTTGTTAAGTGTATAAAAAACATGAGTATCCATGTATCATCACtcataaaattagtttaatttaatcttagttctaatttaaatttatttttctagttttcaaagattttaatttttttttaaatggttgtTCTCGTCACATAACTAGCCAGAAATTTATCTAGTTATATCAAGTCAATGTGCATTTTTTAAGATAACATAAGGTTTAATatgtttacaattttttagacagtcaaataattgaaaatcaacttcaataatttgtataaattttaagatagttattattaaatttaataaattaattttacatatagTGAATTATGGTtggaatgataatataaaaacatttttttggtcaagaccataaatattttttattagaggtAATTCTGATTAAGTTGAATATGAAAATTGtatgtgataaaaaaacatatttagtaTTCAAACTATTTGATGCAGTAACATATTTAGTATTCAAACTAAAGACCTCTACTTAAGTTGAGACAACCATCTATGCGTTTATGGTAAGtgcatatactttttttttttaatgttaatctTAGTAAATTATGTATAAGAACCTGGCAGTTAGGAAGTCTATAACGTAAACTGTTTGCTTGATGTTTTCATATGTTTTTCCCCACTCTAGAGAACCATCTCTTGTAGAGCTGCTGTCAAAGCCATTTTGTGAGCCGGGTGCAGCATGAAGATCGATAATGATTTTCAATCCATGTTTCCTGTAAGAAGATAAGTATAAACCAaactttgttatttttgtgTTATATCAACCTCATCAATAGTCAAACCATTAAATTTTCATGAGCAAATTACGTTAATACTCCCAGAAATTTTTATGAATTACGCacaatatatatagagaaagatgtattacacataaaattaatttagttagttatTAAAAGTTATTTGTGTAAATTAGTTGGTTACTCAAGTTATAGTTATtagaagttatttgagtaagttAGTGTTGGTTACTCTAGTTAGTTATTTTCCATCTTTGTATAAATACATCAATTTtgtaatactaatttttttttctctcatggcCATGGAGGTCATTGATGATTAAGTTCTTATATAACTGGATAGGTCATCCCCTTATGAATCGTTTTTTCAGGGGACCTTTTGGATGCCtggttggttcttttttttttctctctctcatggCCATGGATGTCattaatgattaagttcttataTAACTGGATAGGTCATCCCcttatgaatcattttttaaggGGACTTTTCGGATGTCtggttggttctttttttttttctctcatggcCATGGCTGCCATTGATGATTCTAACCCTTCATTCTTCATTTTTCTAACAATTTTGGCATTGCCTAAGTTTCTCATCCTTTCATCGTGTTCTCGGCAAAGGCTTAATTGCTGATGTGGTGTTGTGGATGAATTGGCGTGGAGCGGTTGCGGTGCTCGTTTATGCCACCGCATTGTGGTACTTCTTCGAGCGTGTCAGTTACAATTTCTTGTCCTTCGTCACCAAAGTTTTTACCAACAAGCTTTGATGCTTGCTTTGGCCTCTTGGAAGCAATCGAAGTTGGTCGAAGATTTCTCGAAGTTTTTGTTTTGACCAAAATATTTTCGACATGTTTCGCTATATTTcatgttttcatattttttttcttttctctttcttctttaatGTTGATATATTGTATTCTCCAAGCTAGAAGTGTTTTCAACACATTCCAACTTGTGGGGGGTAttagacataaaattaatttagttagttatTAGAAGTTATTTGTGTAAATTAGTTGGTTACTCAAGTTATagttactagaagttatttgagtaagttAGTGTTGGTTACTCTAGTtagttatttttcatctttgtataaatacatcaattttgtaatactttaatgaatgaatgaattgaatGAATTCTAAAACTACTTTTCATCTATCTcccatttctttctttcctaaTAAGATGTTATATAGAAAATGTGttgtaatattaatatatgtacTTACTGTGCCCACTTGAAGGCATTGTCTAATGCGTGCAAGGAACCCCCGACATAAGGTGGGGGTGGATATGGATCACTTGCTATCCACCAGCCAACGGGAATTCTAGCAGCATCTAATCCATGACTCTTCATGAACTTGAAATCATCTTCAACAATAAAAGTGTTCCAATGTtcctgaaagaaaataaatgcttAATTAGATCACCATCAGCATTCACATTACAATATTTTTGTCAGCATCAGATTTGAAGACatgatcataattttaaataaataaataattgaaaatgggcaccaagaaaatcaagtcccTATCTCCAATTTCTCTACACTCTCTTAATTAGTTTATACATAAACGGGTAAGTTCTATGCTTACCGAATCAATCGGTGTGTCAAATGAGGACTTCGTTAGAATGTTTACAGCTAAATCAACTTATTCTTTTGTATAGTCTCAGCAACTATATATCTAGGAGTTTTAACACTGCTCATTCTATTATCTTTAAGAACTAAATTTTAGAAGAGTTCAATTCCACTCAAAGTGTGTTGTTATATATCTTACCGAGTCATTATAAATACATTCTTAATTCGAATTAACTTGTGCAGAAGATGGGTATCAATTGTTTCACGTGCAAAGCACATCTTGTTTGTACTAATTcttattttaggaaaataagAATAACTTATTTCTTTGACAATATTTCAGATCTAATGCCGAGTCATGCATAATTTATGTTCACAATTTAGCTTTCTTTTGGGAGCAGTTGTGTCTAGTTCAACATTTTATTTCCCACGTACGTTGTGGTCCATTACTCAACTTGGATTGTACATACGTAACCAAATTGTGTTTGAGAGTGTTTTCATTAACTTGATTAAtggtatttaaaaatgttagatCATGGGTATGATACACGGTCAAAATGAGTAGTATTCAATGCACTTTTAAATTGGTATATTGACCCTtgtcttttttatcttttaattaaattggccTTGTAAGACTGATGTAATGGATTAAAATACCTTTGTActttatttataacaaaattttgcTTCTAAAAAAAGTATTCCAATTAATCTTACCTTCATAATTTCCGGAGCTTTATTTGGCCCATAGCCATTTGTCAATTGGAATTCCCCTTGTAAGGTTGCAACGATTGTCATCTCAAAGATGGTTGGGTCATCATCTCCCCATCCGTTAGCATTGGAAACATCAGCAATCACCAGCTCCTCTGTCTTTGCCTTCAAGTCCATACCATGAAATATTATGATACTAACAGTATATAAATATGCATACTAAATTGTTACTACTGTATATTTCATAGACATGTACAGATAGAGGTGAAAATCACATTAAgttatattttgtttagttCGTAAATCATATGATTGAACTTcgattgatattaaaaaatttacaataatacaTTACTCAAATAATTGAGTTAGATTTCCTTAGTTCACATTAAGTTATATATTGCTAGAGTTGTTCGATTaaataactcttcaattaaaagtttattttttggaaTAGATTAAGTCTACAAATTTTCGTTATAAGGCAGAAGAAGCATCTTAATTTCGTGTTCTTCTTTCActgaaacaataaaaacaaggagaaaagataacaaaaacatataGGATCACCTGCATAAAGTGCCCATTGGGTGCTTTGATTCGAACACGACTTGAACTGtcactttcttttactattCGAAACGTGTCAGAATGGATGGGAGTATCGGAAACAGCAACAACGTTAATCCCATCTAACCCCACAAACTGTTTGTTGAACACCCTGAGTCTGAAAGTATCTTCGTTTATCCTCCACAACTATACACAAAtgacaaaacataaataatcaaatattcaCACCTTGCATCACTCATTTTATATGCAATATTGTTGTTATTGAATTAATGAATGTATATATAGTATATAGTACATGTAGTATCATCATTTTGGTCACTCACTGTAATTGTTTCCCAAGCCGTTGAAGCACCTGTGCCGTTCGCAAGTAGGACATTTCCCCCTCCAGACTTGGCACATAGATATTTCCCTGTTGACACAGACTTGAACCGAAGACTAGTTCCATCCTACAAAAATTTAGAAGAAGAATTTAGCTTGACAATTAATAAAGaggtatatgtatatatgaaaaatatgagaattcaattattaaattaaaattaataaaaatactaaattaaaatacttaagaatttattaaaatctcatgtgttcattaaattttaaaaaaatttaacaaataaaattcaaatttaaaaaaaatctaattatcatgttttaaaatatcttaattattatatcacttttttctttaatattgttGTTTGACCATCACTATTATAATTGTCAATGCTGTCATAATTTTGGTTTCACCATATGTGTGTTTGGCATAAGGACAAGTAGTTTAGATAGATAATACAAGATCCTAATTTCTAACTTTGTACCACTGTTTGTACACcacatattaaatatatatataaattataagattaacatgcataatgataattatattgtagtGCAGCCATTTATATGATTTACTAACCAATAAGTCTTTGTTTGGAATGCCATCGAAGAGAGAAGGTTTGATCCAACCTTCAGTAACCAACCAACCACCCAAGCTAACTGCTCTCACTCGAAAAAAGGGATTTGGTCTTTCATGATCTCTTCTTGACAAGCTGGTCACATGTTCCAGTTCCATCTttttctcatcctcttcacttGCCATCTTAGAAATGAGGACAAGCAGTTATATAGGGATGAGAAAACAGtaggtttcctttttctttttttttcctctcatgTACAAGTCTTAATAACGTGGAAGTTAGCAACCTCCACATTTCTTCAGTCAAAAATGTAAAGTATACCCTGTGCCAAACCTGAGGCTTGGAAGCAAGGGCGTTTGCCCTGGGCCCATTATTGGCAGGGCCCCCAAAAACCACTCAGATGTGTAAtttttcagcaaaaaaaaaaaaaaagtgattctacCTTTTTATGTTAGCTTTTCTTttactgcaaaaaaaaaaaaatcataccttTTTATATCATCAGCTTTTCTTCTCCTATTCAATCTTTAATTTACTAACCACAAATTGCAAATGTTTCAACTGATTAAACATTTTGTTTCCCCCAAAACATTAGAGGAACTTcccattttctaaatttgtggCAACCAATACAATTTCTTTTGATATAAATGAcatgaaaattgaaagaaattattGATTAGTCATATACTGGTATAAGGCAATGAGACTTTCTTTCTACATTGCACTTTGAAACTTCCGTTTACTACACTGTGAGTCTACTATCCAGGAGACCATCAATCCAACCTTTCCGCAATTGTGATTTGTGACAGAGGAGTGGAGAGGGAGAGACACAAAGTGACTGGAACGGAACTCAAATAAGGCCTGTTGCCCTTCTGGTATGTGCATCACTTTCACTTCtgaatttgtaatttattttgttttaaaaaatcaataatgtttataaaaaaattatttataggaTTACTGGATTAGGAATTTAGGATAAATATAAGTTAAGTCTAATATAAGTTACGTTGTAATTGCAAACATGCCTTCTCAGCTTCATCAATCATAGCTATTAGAtattagactttttttttgcataagTTAATTCATTAGTTAAAATGAAAGGCAAAAAAAAGTAGCATTAAATAAGAAgggtatttacaaaattaagggTGAAATGAATTCAGTTTTTCTGTAaaagtgtaaattatttttttacacaagTTTTTTCTGTAAATTATTGATGCTTAGcttattgaatatttatttatatttatagttaaatttaattatttaaatgagtcaaattcatattttattggaATGGTTATTAGATTACTTTACTTTTtagcataaaattatttattgaatgttaaattattaaactatttttcacttaaaaaattgatagaagaaaaaaataaataaattttaaataagtaaattcaggttttaatcaaattaaactcaaactttaactcatttaaaatatattagtcaaacttcaaaaaaatttaggTAATCGGTGGCGCGACAATTTCAGAGAAAAATTTTTGCCGATGataaaaataacacaagagtttattgaagaaaaaaaaaaaaaaaatatatatatatataaattttaaaatggaaaatGCTAAAAGTTAAGAAAAGATTTTTCGTCAGAACACACCAACTGTGTATTCTGTGaaattccatttttttattttcttaattatttaattaattttttttataaaaaaagccCAGCTGTTGAATGTTACTTTTGTGTGATTTGTGCAAATAGATGTTCATGCTAAATAGCAACACTCATTTAAAATACTGATATATATAAGaagtctttattttattttattttttcactcaGGACCTACCGAATATCAAGACCGGCCCTGAGTGTACCACATTTTAGGTAGTAGTTAgtgtggagagagagagagatgatacATATATTGAACAAGAGTGATATAGTTAGGAGGGAAATGGTGCAGAAATTTGTTACAGAGTTGAATATAAGGTTGAGGATTCGCCAATATATAGTCCCTTACCACCTCTCCaaatcaaatgataaaaaaaaaatgcaagtacTATATGTTTATCAAGATGCTTCatcttaaattatatattgaagCACCTCAAACATTTAATATGAAAGTTTATTATTTAAGGGGGAAAAACAGTAATATAATGACAAATTGAATTGTTAAAAAGGTTAACTCATCAAGTAAAGgtagttttaatttttcagtatattatttaagttcacttttttatgtattttaatataatattaacaattattgttttcttttataaccAACATATCTTGTCTTTCCATTTTAAACAATCTCTAATATTGTTGCTTATGATGGTTGTTGCTTCAAGTTAAGCaacattatttaatataatttatcattgGAGGGAATGAAATGATATTGTTCATATAAGCACAATTGTATAAGCGACATTGCTTAACCAattttaaacaacaaaaaatatattttcatgtcCATTTAAGTAACTCATTTAATGTTAAccattaaaagaaatttttttaaaaagtaagttTAAAGTGGAGTGTAAAACCGACCAAAAACTTTTAAACAACTTAATAGACAATTATAAATTGTAGATATTCTAAAATCATTTCACAATTAATAATCATAATTGATGACAAGTTGTGTACTTGACTACTTTTTAAATTAGGTTGTTGCTATGTCAAAGAAGCTGTGTGCCTTGACTGTTAGGTTTTGGGTTTGAGGTAATGTAcgaaaggatgagaatggaaaTATGGAATGTGAGCATTAAATGAAATCTAACTCAACAAATGTATTGATcaacaactaataaaaatagtgaGTAGAGTATCATCTTATGTAGATATGGTTAGGCGCCACGTCCTAATTATTAGCTTAATTAAGATAATCGAAGATCAAATTGTCACGGTTAGTGGTTAGTTGTGAATTAAAACCTAACTAAAAAGGACTTTAGACATCACTAAAATGACTTAAAAGACTCAAGGAAACAAAGATCCAAAGGTAGAAAAGAGTAAAGTATGATTCTTTATCATTAACTCCTACTCTCACTTTCTTGAAATCTTAGCAATTAGTCCTATGTTTATCAAATAAGAACTCTAGAGATGGCAAAATAACTTACTTGGCCTAATGCGTAGGGCAGGTTTATATTGAGctggacaaaacaaaaaaaactagatttaatttgggcctcattattaaaaattcaactTTTAGGCTTTTAGAGAACTTTtatgggtgttgctaggtgcacccaacacatCTTTAAAATGCCAATAATGTCCCTCACTGTTTTTCTATAAATTGGC
The genomic region above belongs to Glycine max cultivar Williams 82 chromosome 14, Glycine_max_v4.0, whole genome shotgun sequence and contains:
- the LOC100779614 gene encoding probable glucan 1,3-beta-glucosidase A, with the protein product MASEEDEKKMELEHVTSLSRRDHERPNPFFRVRAVSLGGWLVTEGWIKPSLFDGIPNKDLLDGTSLRFKSVSTGKYLCAKSGGGNVLLANGTGASTAWETITLWRINEDTFRLRVFNKQFVGLDGINVVAVSDTPIHSDTFRIVKESDSSSRVRIKAPNGHFMQAKTEELVIADVSNANGWGDDDPTIFEMTIVATLQGEFQLTNGYGPNKAPEIMKEHWNTFIVEDDFKFMKSHGLDAARIPVGWWIASDPYPPPPYVGGSLHALDNAFKWAQKHGLKIIIDLHAAPGSQNGFDSSSTRDGSLEWGKTYENIKQTVYVIDFLTARYAKNPSLYAVELLNEPLFPNVTLESLTKYYNDAYNAVRRHSSTAYVVLSNRLDLSSQLEIPNTKELFPLATGLRRCVIDVHYYNLYYDIFEDMNAQENIDFIYKVRSSQLDNITTVDGPLTFVGEWTAEWKVEGATKKDYQRFVKAELDVFGRATFGWCYWTLKNVNNHWSLEWMIKNGYI